A section of the Candidatus Sulfotelmatobacter sp. genome encodes:
- a CDS encoding DUF1634 domain-containing protein, translating into MSEPLQRAPHGAARPGELEIVVSTLLRAGLIISLGTVTAGLVVLFARHPAELLSPARFAALTARGAEFPHTLSTLVAGIVKGDGQSVIATGLLLLILTPVMRVAVSFIEFLRAGDRAFSLITAGVLAVLVLSMSLRVGGG; encoded by the coding sequence ATGAGCGAGCCCCTTCAGAGGGCGCCACACGGCGCGGCGCGCCCGGGCGAGCTCGAGATCGTCGTGAGCACGCTGCTGCGCGCCGGACTGATCATCAGCCTGGGAACCGTCACGGCGGGTCTCGTCGTGCTGTTCGCCAGGCACCCCGCCGAGCTTCTCTCTCCGGCGCGCTTCGCGGCTCTCACGGCTCGCGGCGCCGAATTCCCGCACACGCTCTCGACCCTCGTGGCCGGCATCGTGAAAGGCGACGGCCAGTCCGTCATCGCCACCGGGCTGCTGCTTCTGATTCTCACTCCGGTGATGCGCGTGGCGGTCTCGTTCATCGAATTCCTCCGAGCCGGCGACCGGGCTTTCTCGCTCATCACTGCCGGCGTGCTCGCGGTGCTGGTGCTCTCCATGTCCCTGAGAGTCGGTGGCGGGTAA
- a CDS encoding amidohydrolase family protein produces MIIAPCTVVTGGPEPQVHDDVGVRIVGSHIAQIASSGSLARAYRKETLWPARGRVLMPGFVNTHAHLARHLARGLGLRSLGAWDRYERALSPEDIRWAVSAALVEGVRHGVTTVCDLHRSSGCVELSLSEIVAAASQVGVRVATGYTASEHDSPRERKAALEECRAFAAELRRKRSGRLKASVGVQATTLGGVETLVAEAFEAAGDQVPVHVDLALDLTPAERWNARGPWRGESLPALWAHVESAPRGLLGAARERGDALSAVGAGSVAALVREAEVAWGSDSSVNAPPLPDGAHALGMGVRSQMHYRRMFVNGASWAAAHFGEDLGQITPGAPADLVLVDYRPATEFSTKTLLDHLWTGLLRAPISGVMVSGEVVMDNGVVLSVDEREVAENARAAARRVWEKLG; encoded by the coding sequence ATGATCATCGCTCCCTGTACGGTGGTGACGGGCGGACCGGAACCGCAGGTGCACGACGACGTCGGAGTGCGCATCGTGGGATCCCACATCGCGCAGATCGCGAGCAGCGGAAGCCTCGCCCGCGCCTATCGCAAGGAAACCCTGTGGCCGGCGCGCGGTCGCGTGCTGATGCCGGGCTTCGTCAACACCCACGCGCATCTCGCGCGCCATCTCGCGCGCGGGCTGGGGCTCCGCTCGCTCGGCGCCTGGGATCGTTACGAGCGCGCGTTGTCGCCGGAGGACATCCGCTGGGCGGTGTCCGCGGCGCTGGTGGAAGGCGTGCGTCACGGCGTGACCACGGTGTGCGATCTCCATCGTTCGAGTGGCTGCGTGGAGCTGTCACTGTCGGAGATCGTGGCGGCCGCGAGCCAGGTGGGGGTCCGCGTCGCCACCGGCTACACCGCGAGCGAGCACGACTCGCCGCGCGAGCGCAAGGCGGCGCTGGAAGAATGCCGCGCCTTCGCGGCCGAGCTGCGTCGCAAGCGCTCGGGGCGGCTCAAGGCCTCGGTCGGCGTGCAGGCCACCACCCTGGGCGGCGTCGAGACTCTGGTGGCCGAGGCGTTCGAGGCGGCCGGCGATCAGGTGCCGGTGCACGTGGACCTGGCCCTCGATCTCACCCCGGCCGAGCGCTGGAACGCGCGCGGTCCGTGGCGCGGCGAATCGCTGCCGGCGCTGTGGGCGCACGTCGAGTCGGCGCCGCGCGGGCTGCTGGGCGCTGCACGCGAGCGTGGCGACGCGTTGAGCGCCGTGGGCGCGGGATCGGTCGCCGCCCTGGTGCGCGAGGCCGAGGTGGCCTGGGGCAGCGATTCATCGGTGAACGCGCCACCGCTGCCGGACGGCGCGCACGCGCTCGGCATGGGCGTGCGCAGCCAGATGCACTATCGCCGCATGTTCGTGAACGGCGCGAGCTGGGCGGCCGCGCATTTCGGCGAGGACCTGGGCCAGATCACGCCCGGCGCTCCGGCCGATCTGGTGCTGGTCGACTACCGGCCGGCGACCGAGTTCTCCACGAAGACCCTGCTCGACCATCTCTGGACCGGACTCCTGCGCGCGCCGATCTCGGGCGTGATGGTGTCGGGCGAAGTGGTGATGGACAACGGCGTGGTGCTGTCCGTGGACGAGCGCGAGGTCGCCGAGAACGCCCGCGCCGCCGCCCGGCGCGTGTGGGAGAAGCTCGGCTAG
- a CDS encoding sulfite exporter TauE/SafE family protein, which yields MTPLGYSLSAFGISLGAGFLGSLVGIGGGIIVVPALTLIFGFDIRHAIGASIVSVIATSSGAAAGYVRERMTNLRAAMLLELGTTIGAVCGALLAGVLHGRWLYLLFGLMLLGSGFAMLKRLRDHAEHVPPSRWADALRLHSSYFDERLGREVYYRVARAPLGLLLMLIAGLLSGLLGIGSGVLKVPAMDLAMGLPLKVSSATSNLMIGVTAAASAAIYFTRGDINPFIAGPVAIGIVLGAAIGARFLSRASHAWLRILFVAVLAVVALQMIGKGLGR from the coding sequence ATGACACCGCTGGGCTATTCGCTCAGCGCGTTCGGGATCTCGCTCGGGGCGGGATTCCTCGGCTCGCTCGTCGGCATCGGCGGCGGCATCATCGTCGTCCCCGCCCTCACTCTGATCTTCGGCTTCGATATCCGCCACGCGATCGGCGCCTCGATCGTTTCCGTCATCGCCACCTCGAGCGGAGCCGCGGCCGGTTACGTGCGCGAGCGCATGACCAACCTGCGCGCCGCGATGCTGCTTGAGCTCGGCACCACGATCGGCGCGGTTTGCGGTGCGCTGCTCGCGGGGGTCCTGCACGGGCGCTGGCTGTATCTGTTGTTCGGGCTCATGCTGCTCGGATCGGGGTTCGCGATGCTCAAGCGGCTCCGCGACCACGCGGAGCACGTTCCGCCCAGCCGATGGGCCGACGCGTTGCGGCTGCACTCGAGCTACTTCGACGAACGCCTCGGCCGCGAGGTGTACTATCGCGTGGCCCGCGCGCCGCTCGGCCTGCTCTTGATGTTGATCGCCGGACTCCTCAGCGGACTGCTGGGGATCGGCTCGGGTGTGCTCAAGGTGCCGGCAATGGATCTCGCGATGGGGCTGCCGCTCAAGGTCTCGAGCGCCACGAGCAACCTGATGATCGGCGTCACGGCGGCGGCCAGCGCTGCGATCTACTTCACGCGCGGGGACATCAATCCGTTCATCGCCGGGCCCGTGGCGATCGGCATCGTGCTGGGAGCGGCCATCGGAGCTCGCTTCCTTTCGCGCGCGAGCCACGCATGGCTGCGCATCCTATTCGTCGCCGTGCTTGCGGTCGTCGCCCTCCAGATGATCGGCAAAGGGCTTGGGCGATGA
- a CDS encoding PhzF family phenazine biosynthesis protein — MKLPLYQVDAFSDQAFRGNPAAVVPLERWLDDRTMQAIANENNLAETAFFVREPEGYRIRWFTPKVEVNLCGHATLASAHVLFEKLEPGLREVAFASRSGALRVVRDGPRLALDFPSQPGTRCEPPAGLARALGATPRETLKAVDLMAVFDTEDDVRALCPDLAALGAIDARGVIVTAPGSDVDFVSRFFAPRVGVPEDPVTGSAHCMLIPFWAGHLERARLRARQISARGGELWCELHGDRVKIAGHAALYLEGTITIP; from the coding sequence ATGAAGCTGCCGCTCTACCAGGTCGACGCCTTCAGCGATCAGGCGTTCCGCGGCAATCCGGCGGCGGTGGTGCCGCTCGAGCGCTGGCTCGACGATCGCACCATGCAGGCGATCGCCAACGAAAACAATCTCGCCGAGACCGCGTTCTTCGTGCGCGAGCCCGAGGGCTATCGCATCCGCTGGTTCACGCCGAAGGTCGAGGTGAATCTGTGCGGTCACGCGACGCTGGCCTCGGCCCACGTGCTGTTCGAGAAGCTCGAGCCCGGCCTCCGCGAAGTGGCCTTCGCTTCGCGCAGCGGCGCCCTGCGCGTGGTGCGCGACGGTCCGCGGCTGGCGCTCGACTTCCCCTCGCAGCCCGGGACGCGCTGCGAGCCGCCCGCCGGCCTCGCCCGCGCGCTCGGCGCCACGCCGCGCGAGACGCTGAAGGCGGTCGACCTGATGGCGGTGTTCGACACCGAAGACGACGTGCGGGCGCTGTGCCCCGACCTCGCCGCGCTGGGGGCGATCGATGCGCGGGGGGTGATCGTCACGGCGCCGGGCTCCGACGTGGACTTCGTCTCGCGCTTCTTCGCGCCGCGCGTGGGCGTGCCCGAGGACCCGGTCACGGGTTCCGCGCACTGCATGCTGATCCCGTTCTGGGCCGGACACCTGGAGCGGGCGCGCCTCCGGGCGCGGCAGATTTCCGCGCGCGGAGGCGAACTGTGGTGCGAGCTGCACGGCGATCGCGTCAAGATCGCCGGCCACGCCGCGCTCTACCTCGAAGGCACCATCACGATTCCCTGA
- a CDS encoding aminotransferase class IV — translation MKSATPWLPAGARAPDRTVWVNGQLVRGSDAALSLFDRGARDGGGLFETVRVYGGQPFDWNRHMERLVLGAALLGFPVPSAPSRLRHALAQVLATEGLSDAVARLTVTRGISGGRPTRTGAWVEATPLAGRLWAGTRNGAASVVISKREFHPGALGAYKTCSRLAYDLAREEARTQDADETLLLGGAQVYEGAVSNVFVVIAGEIRTPPLALGILPGIARRRVLELAGSLGLTAREAVIERADLERADELFLTNSVQEVVPVARCGERALPSRALGERLREAYRALVARGEG, via the coding sequence ATGAAGTCGGCGACTCCGTGGCTTCCCGCGGGAGCGCGAGCGCCCGACCGTACGGTTTGGGTGAACGGCCAGCTGGTGCGCGGCTCCGACGCGGCGCTGTCGCTGTTCGATCGCGGCGCGCGCGATGGCGGCGGATTGTTCGAGACGGTGCGTGTCTACGGCGGGCAGCCGTTCGACTGGAATCGCCACATGGAGCGCCTGGTGCTCGGCGCCGCACTGCTGGGATTTCCCGTGCCGTCGGCGCCGTCGCGTCTGCGCCACGCGCTGGCGCAGGTGCTGGCGACCGAGGGCCTGTCCGACGCGGTCGCGCGGCTCACCGTGACGCGCGGGATCTCCGGCGGGCGCCCGACGCGCACCGGCGCGTGGGTCGAAGCGACGCCGCTCGCCGGCCGGCTGTGGGCCGGGACGAGGAATGGCGCGGCGAGCGTGGTGATCTCGAAGCGTGAGTTCCACCCGGGCGCACTCGGCGCCTACAAGACCTGCAGCCGGCTGGCCTACGACCTGGCGCGCGAGGAGGCGCGCACTCAGGACGCCGACGAAACGCTGCTGCTCGGCGGCGCGCAGGTCTACGAGGGCGCAGTGAGCAACGTGTTCGTGGTGATCGCCGGAGAGATTCGCACGCCGCCGCTCGCGCTGGGCATTTTGCCCGGCATCGCGCGGCGCCGCGTGCTCGAGCTCGCCGGGTCGCTCGGGCTGACGGCACGCGAAGCGGTGATCGAGCGCGCGGATCTCGAGCGCGCCGACGAGCTGTTTCTCACCAATTCGGTGCAGGAGGTGGTGCCGGTCGCGCGCTGCGGCGAGCGCGCGCTGCCGAGTCGCGCGCTCGGTGAGCGCCTGCGCGAGGCCTATCGCGCGCTGGTGGCGCGGGGCGAAGGCTGA
- a CDS encoding Phenylacetic acid catabolic protein, protein MKVENVLLEKKYHDAIEHWSRHNFKDYPVLLEKWEEYFPSDEKFCLCAKLEVGTPDLIQIGEQKGEKKRLEPDQLTEEQAHHLLAIIKAQASTEFGSIQQHSGTLDRANDDQDRMWVLRVMAEELRHGYQMIHLLLSKDWSHVSGGVTGRQMVEEILSMTTGNHVLDAFNLDYDSFIDNITFAAFIDRVGKYQLTMQKVCAYKPMADSMPPMLREEAFHLAAGVIPLRRFAQRAGSGDPLASMRSVQHSVNKWFPRGLEMFGDERGGETNVKFGFKDMKNREAQDLYIEEVRKMLRDINARFVRARFPEYSPEQAEDVITELEQTRGSHRGLQHEDLLRLPDRRFFRRKGEAAFEMIGIDGETFTDADEYIRYLSKNLNEGYVASRDLVNFADVLRKVKSGTMTVKDGIMAMPKLKRLGGMCPCSKGVRWVMEDESGGQTPVGIRA, encoded by the coding sequence ATGAAAGTCGAAAATGTCCTGCTCGAGAAGAAGTATCACGACGCGATCGAGCATTGGAGCAGGCACAACTTCAAGGACTATCCGGTGCTCCTCGAGAAGTGGGAGGAGTACTTCCCGAGCGACGAGAAGTTCTGCCTGTGCGCCAAGCTCGAGGTCGGCACGCCCGACCTGATCCAGATCGGCGAGCAGAAGGGCGAGAAGAAGCGCCTCGAGCCCGATCAGCTCACCGAAGAGCAGGCGCATCATCTGCTGGCGATCATCAAGGCGCAGGCCTCGACCGAGTTCGGCTCGATCCAGCAGCATTCGGGAACGCTCGACCGTGCGAACGACGATCAGGATCGCATGTGGGTGCTGCGGGTGATGGCCGAAGAGCTGCGCCACGGCTACCAGATGATCCACCTGCTGCTGTCGAAGGATTGGAGCCACGTATCGGGCGGCGTGACCGGCCGCCAGATGGTCGAAGAGATCCTCTCCATGACCACCGGCAACCACGTGCTCGACGCCTTCAATCTCGACTACGACTCGTTCATCGACAACATCACTTTTGCGGCGTTCATCGATCGCGTCGGCAAATACCAGCTGACCATGCAGAAGGTCTGCGCCTACAAGCCGATGGCCGACTCGATGCCGCCGATGCTGCGGGAGGAGGCCTTCCATCTCGCCGCCGGCGTCATTCCCCTGCGGCGCTTCGCGCAGCGCGCCGGCAGCGGCGATCCGCTGGCGTCGATGCGGTCGGTCCAGCATTCGGTGAACAAGTGGTTCCCGCGCGGACTCGAGATGTTCGGCGACGAGCGCGGCGGCGAGACCAACGTGAAGTTCGGCTTCAAGGACATGAAGAACCGCGAGGCCCAGGACCTCTACATCGAGGAAGTGCGGAAGATGCTGCGCGACATCAACGCGCGCTTCGTCCGCGCGCGCTTCCCGGAATATTCGCCCGAGCAGGCCGAAGACGTGATCACCGAGCTCGAGCAGACCCGCGGTTCGCACCGCGGCCTCCAGCACGAGGACCTGCTGCGACTGCCCGACCGCCGCTTCTTCCGTCGCAAGGGCGAAGCCGCGTTCGAGATGATCGGCATCGACGGCGAGACCTTCACCGACGCCGATGAGTACATCCGCTATCTCTCGAAGAACCTGAACGAGGGTTACGTCGCCAGCCGCGACCTGGTGAACTTCGCCGACGTGCTGCGCAAGGTGAAGTCGGGCACGATGACCGTGAAGGACGGCATCATGGCGATGCCCAAGCTCAAGCGCCTCGGCGGCATGTGTCCGTGCTCGAAGGGCGTCCGCTGGGTGATGGAGGACGAGTCCGGCGGCCAGACGCCCGTGGGCATTCGAGCCTGA
- a CDS encoding alpha/beta fold hydrolase, producing the protein MEKTKTVNVRGGRLDFLAPHLLRSQFLRPGFVRMSLRLGFAQQMPGWAKLQFTNAGVSSEDLERVLGRITSLGAWADEWESLARAHDQAGRDALQLGRPREAGRRFLAASAAYNFAQYVLFIDINRKRALHEACVRSYAAGAPFYDPPATPFEVVYRRRVMKGYLRLPRIKGPAPVVVLFHGTNAVKEELHWWSDALLERGIATITFDGPGLGETFHRMSMVAEPRPVGVAILNAIETRPELNPEAVALFGQSLGGYIAIQMASHDRRIRAVAAVSPPYAADIYWNVTLSSLRRELANLYGITEQEMGASIDKITLANTLPDLNCPLMVSGGGHDMITPGSEAWRIFEAATCERELVYYPRGAHDCFNVLADLRPRMVTWLARQLERHHGPLQPSQPPIDNEADAGWRAGEAVDPDFAEALLGDVKRIEWHSRETESLPAHWRWLLRPAGREHLEVVHRLAGQRFAAAASGGNGATLR; encoded by the coding sequence GTGGAGAAGACCAAGACCGTGAACGTCCGCGGTGGAAGGCTCGACTTCCTCGCGCCGCATCTCCTCCGCAGCCAGTTCCTTCGCCCCGGATTCGTGCGCATGAGCCTTCGACTGGGCTTCGCGCAGCAGATGCCGGGCTGGGCCAAGCTCCAGTTCACCAACGCCGGCGTCTCCTCCGAGGATCTGGAACGCGTGCTCGGCCGCATCACCAGCCTGGGCGCCTGGGCCGACGAGTGGGAATCGCTGGCGCGCGCCCACGATCAGGCGGGGCGCGACGCCCTCCAGCTCGGCCGGCCGCGAGAGGCCGGGCGTCGCTTTCTCGCCGCGTCGGCCGCCTACAATTTCGCGCAGTACGTCCTCTTCATCGATATCAACCGCAAGCGCGCACTGCACGAGGCGTGCGTTCGATCGTACGCCGCCGGCGCGCCGTTCTACGATCCGCCCGCGACGCCGTTCGAGGTGGTCTACCGCCGCCGCGTGATGAAGGGCTACCTGCGTCTGCCGCGCATCAAGGGCCCCGCGCCCGTGGTGGTGCTGTTCCACGGCACCAACGCGGTGAAGGAAGAGCTGCACTGGTGGTCGGACGCGCTGCTCGAGCGCGGCATCGCCACCATCACGTTTGACGGGCCCGGACTCGGCGAGACCTTCCATCGCATGTCGATGGTGGCCGAGCCGCGGCCGGTCGGCGTCGCGATCCTCAATGCGATCGAGACTCGCCCCGAATTGAATCCGGAGGCCGTGGCGCTCTTCGGCCAGAGCCTCGGCGGCTATATTGCGATCCAGATGGCCAGCCACGATCGCCGGATTCGCGCGGTGGCGGCGGTGAGCCCCCCGTATGCCGCCGACATCTACTGGAACGTGACGCTGTCGAGCCTCCGCCGGGAGCTGGCCAATCTCTACGGCATCACCGAGCAGGAGATGGGTGCTTCGATCGACAAGATCACGCTTGCGAACACGCTGCCGGATCTCAACTGCCCGCTGATGGTGTCGGGCGGCGGGCACGACATGATCACGCCGGGGAGCGAGGCGTGGCGCATCTTCGAGGCCGCGACCTGCGAGCGCGAGCTGGTCTACTACCCGCGCGGCGCGCACGATTGCTTCAACGTGCTGGCCGACCTCCGGCCGCGCATGGTCACGTGGCTCGCTCGGCAACTCGAGCGGCATCACGGCCCGCTGCAGCCGAGTCAGCCACCGATCGACAACGAGGCCGATGCCGGCTGGCGAGCGGGCGAAGCCGTGGATCCCGATTTCGCCGAGGCGCTGCTCGGCGACGTGAAGCGCATCGAGTGGCACTCGCGCGAGACCGAGAGCCTGCCCGCGCACTGGCGCTGGCTGCTGCGCCCGGCGGGGCGCGAGCATCTCGAGGTCGTGCACCGGCTCGCGGGCCAGCGGTTCGCCGCGGCGGCTTCGGGCGGAAACGGCGCGACACTCCGTTAG
- a CDS encoding GNAT family N-acetyltransferase: protein MPDTAAQIRIRPVDELDIGSIVRIDERITGTYRPDVWERRVMYYLRRDPDASQVAEVEGKVVGFMLGEVKAGEFGIEEPSGWIERFGIDPDHRGRDLGRQMFAAMRRHFSEQGAAVIRTLADMKQPGVAGFLTALGFGPSRYQALEISNAPEGR, encoded by the coding sequence TTGCCCGACACCGCCGCCCAGATCCGGATTCGCCCGGTCGACGAGCTGGACATCGGCAGCATCGTCCGGATCGACGAGCGCATCACAGGCACGTACCGCCCCGACGTCTGGGAGCGGCGGGTGATGTACTACCTGCGGCGCGACCCGGACGCCTCCCAGGTGGCTGAAGTGGAAGGAAAAGTGGTCGGTTTCATGCTCGGCGAGGTCAAGGCGGGCGAGTTCGGCATCGAGGAGCCGAGCGGCTGGATCGAACGCTTCGGCATCGACCCCGACCACCGCGGCCGCGATCTGGGACGCCAGATGTTCGCGGCCATGCGCCGCCACTTCTCGGAACAGGGCGCCGCGGTGATCCGCACGCTCGCCGACATGAAGCAGCCCGGCGTGGCGGGATTCCTGACCGCGCTCGGCTTCGGGCCGTCTCGCTATCAGGCGCTGGAAATCTCGAACGCCCCCGAAGGGCGCTGA
- the pabB gene encoding aminodeoxychorismate synthase component I produces the protein MRSAPTRLVRTVELRDPLVALRALAGWPHAFLFRSTSRDNPSERWYFGADPFATFGPDRYDEAITLWRRNLAPEPGGRPAGRAPFTGGLVGAWSYDFGRRLERLPERALNDLGWPDVWLAAYDVVGAWEPEAGVARLFSSGLPAAGAEGARRAERRLDEFARRLEAAPERAPELQPTSGALLEARSTFTPDRYRSAVERVREHIGRGDIFQANLSQRWTIVSRGLLGHASSLFAELRRQSPAPHAAYLDLGDFAAVSASPERFLRVSRGRVETRPIKGTRPRGADAASDAALASSLLASAKDRAENVMIVDVLRNDLGRACRTGSVVVDELCALESFPQVHHLTSTISGQLAAGRDAIDLLHACFPGGSITGAPKIRAMEIIEALEPVRRHLYTGAIGWLDWNGDADWNIAIRTALLSRDRIDFAAGGGITADSDPDAEYLETLHKAEGMRLSLAALLGPVALAHEEVRA, from the coding sequence ATGCGCTCCGCCCCCACTCGCCTCGTTCGGACGGTCGAGCTTCGCGATCCGCTGGTCGCGTTGCGCGCGCTCGCCGGATGGCCGCATGCGTTTCTGTTCCGCTCGACCTCCCGCGACAACCCGAGCGAGCGCTGGTACTTCGGCGCGGATCCGTTCGCCACGTTCGGCCCCGATCGGTACGACGAGGCCATCACGCTGTGGCGGCGGAATCTCGCGCCGGAGCCGGGCGGCCGCCCGGCCGGACGCGCGCCGTTCACCGGTGGCCTGGTCGGGGCCTGGTCCTACGACTTCGGCCGGCGGCTCGAACGCCTGCCGGAGCGCGCGCTCAACGATCTCGGCTGGCCCGATGTCTGGCTCGCCGCTTACGACGTGGTGGGGGCGTGGGAGCCGGAAGCGGGCGTCGCGCGACTTTTCTCGAGCGGGCTTCCCGCCGCCGGCGCGGAGGGCGCGCGCCGGGCCGAGCGCCGGCTCGACGAGTTCGCGAGACGACTCGAAGCCGCGCCGGAGCGTGCCCCCGAACTCCAGCCGACGTCCGGGGCACTCCTCGAAGCGCGCTCGACCTTCACCCCCGACCGCTATCGCTCGGCGGTCGAGCGGGTGCGGGAGCACATTGGTCGCGGCGACATCTTCCAGGCCAATCTCTCGCAGCGCTGGACGATCGTATCGCGAGGTCTGCTCGGTCACGCGTCGTCGCTGTTCGCAGAGCTTCGCCGGCAATCGCCCGCGCCGCACGCCGCCTATCTCGACCTCGGCGACTTCGCGGCGGTGTCGGCGAGCCCGGAACGCTTCCTGCGCGTGAGCCGCGGGCGCGTCGAAACGCGCCCGATCAAGGGCACGCGCCCGCGTGGCGCCGACGCCGCGAGTGATGCCGCGCTGGCGTCGTCGCTACTTGCGAGCGCCAAGGATCGCGCCGAGAACGTGATGATCGTGGACGTGCTGCGCAACGATCTGGGTCGCGCCTGCCGGACCGGCAGCGTCGTCGTCGACGAGCTGTGCGCGCTCGAGAGCTTTCCCCAGGTTCATCATCTGACCTCGACGATCTCCGGCCAGCTGGCCGCCGGGCGCGACGCGATCGATCTGCTCCATGCCTGCTTTCCGGGCGGCTCGATCACCGGCGCTCCCAAGATCCGCGCGATGGAAATCATCGAAGCCTTGGAGCCGGTGCGGCGCCACCTCTATACCGGCGCGATCGGCTGGCTCGACTGGAACGGCGACGCGGACTGGAACATCGCGATCCGCACCGCGCTGCTGAGTCGCGATCGCATCGATTTCGCGGCCGGCGGCGGCATCACCGCCGACTCGGATCCCGACGCCGAATATCTCGAGACCCTGCACAAGGCCGAAGGAATGCGCCTCTCGCTCGCGGCGCTGCTGGGGCCGGTCGCGCTGGCGCACGAAGAGGTGCGCGCGTGA
- a CDS encoding amidohydrolase family protein, with protein sequence MDAASTVMRGDLLVRDGAIAALGNCSAALAELPGGRADERFDARSGFVLPGLVQGHLHLCQTLFRGLAEQSDLLPWLRESIWPLEHAHNESSIAASARLALVELIAGGVTCVNDMGTVRHTDAIGAILEECGVRALFGKALMDRGEGAPRGMLEDRRAALEDALALMKRFHGAGGGRLQVTLAPRFVLSCSDELWRDVVAASRERGLTIHTHLAESPREGREVAAAVGTSAARYFAAREVLSTRFVGAHGVWLEDDELSALKGTDAALVHCPGSNLKLGSGFANVRRWRAAGVRCGIGSDGAACDNRLDTFHELSLAGGISRALEPQKPLAAREVLALATCDGARALGLADRVGSLEVGKQADVIVVEGEGPHLAPNASRDPYSTLVYAARPSDVRLTMVAGRVLYRDGAWSTLDAGRAAADARAETQGLLRRMEAA encoded by the coding sequence ATGGACGCGGCGTCGACCGTGATGCGCGGCGACCTGCTGGTTCGTGACGGTGCGATTGCGGCGCTGGGCAACTGCTCTGCCGCGCTGGCGGAACTGCCGGGCGGACGCGCCGACGAGCGCTTCGACGCGCGCTCGGGCTTCGTGCTCCCGGGGCTGGTGCAGGGGCACCTTCATCTCTGTCAGACCCTGTTCCGCGGCCTTGCCGAGCAGAGCGATCTACTGCCGTGGCTGCGCGAATCGATCTGGCCGCTCGAGCATGCGCACAACGAGTCGTCGATCGCGGCCTCGGCGCGCCTCGCGCTGGTCGAGCTGATCGCTGGCGGCGTCACCTGCGTGAACGACATGGGCACCGTGCGTCACACCGACGCGATCGGCGCGATCCTGGAAGAATGCGGGGTCCGCGCGTTGTTTGGAAAGGCGCTCATGGATCGCGGCGAGGGCGCGCCGCGCGGCATGCTCGAAGACCGGCGCGCGGCCCTGGAGGACGCGCTGGCGCTGATGAAGCGTTTCCATGGTGCAGGCGGCGGGCGGCTCCAGGTCACGCTGGCGCCACGCTTCGTGCTCTCGTGCAGCGACGAGCTGTGGCGCGACGTGGTGGCGGCCTCGCGCGAGCGCGGGCTCACCATCCACACGCATCTCGCCGAGAGCCCGCGCGAAGGTCGCGAGGTGGCGGCGGCGGTCGGGACCAGCGCGGCGCGCTACTTCGCCGCGCGCGAGGTGCTGAGCACTCGCTTCGTGGGCGCGCACGGCGTGTGGCTCGAAGACGACGAGCTGTCGGCGCTGAAGGGCACCGATGCCGCGCTGGTCCACTGTCCGGGATCGAATCTCAAGCTCGGCTCGGGCTTCGCCAACGTGCGGCGCTGGCGGGCGGCCGGCGTGCGTTGCGGCATCGGCTCGGACGGCGCGGCCTGCGACAACCGGCTCGACACCTTCCACGAGCTGTCGCTGGCGGGCGGCATCTCGCGCGCGCTCGAGCCGCAGAAGCCGCTCGCGGCTCGCGAGGTGCTGGCGCTCGCCACCTGTGACGGCGCGCGGGCGCTCGGCCTCGCCGATCGCGTCGGCTCGCTCGAGGTGGGCAAGCAAGCCGACGTGATCGTGGTGGAGGGCGAGGGGCCGCATCTCGCGCCCAACGCGAGTCGCGATCCCTATTCGACGCTGGTGTACGCCGCCCGGCCGAGCGACGTGCGGCTCACCATGGTGGCGGGGCGGGTGCTGTATCGCGACGGCGCGTGGTCGACGCTCGATGCCGGCCGGGCCGCGGCCGACGCGCGCGCGGAAACGCAGGGTCTGTTGAGGCGCATGGAGGCGGCCTGA